ATATGTTCTCTTTCTATAAATACATTAGTCCCATTCTCTATAAATAaaaacaaattgaaattttgtctgaaagagaagaaaaattattttgtaaaattgATATATGTACAATAGTTTCAGCATAATTTCAGATCATATTATAATTAATGATTAAAGTGAAATCACTATGTATATATATCAGTTTTACTAAATAAAACCTCAAAAGACAATATTATTTTTCAGTGCTTTTAGTATATATTATAATTTGTTTTTTAAAAGTGATAAGTGGTTGTCAATAAATTATTAGATACatgtttgtttttcttttatattttttttttctttttggataagtaattaaattttaaaaaatattgttATTATGGGAAAAACAATTTAATTTCTTCAACATGCGCTTcaatttagattaaaaaaaaaaaagactccaAAAATATCTATTTATCTAATTTTCTAAATCTTCTAAATTCTAAAAATGTGGAAAATATATTTTTACAAAACAAGAGAGACgatagaatttatatatatatatatatatgtataattttttaaaactaaaattcaaataaatccgAACAAACCCTTATTATCCCAAAACTCAAAAGGGTAAGCTTTACATACTTAGAAACCTATTACTTTGACGGGACCATGCGTATTGATGGATTACGGTTCAAACAAGGCTGAGATCAGATCACCATCCAACACTGGGAAAAAGAAACCCATGCATACATGGTGGTGAAAAGAAATGATGGGAAAGTGACAAATGATCGAGAATTTGGTATGCTATTATATAGCTgatgatatatatatatctggGTTTGATTCCAAATGCATGATTTTGAGGGACTTGAATGTAGTCGAAATACGCCTTAATATATATTTCTTATATGCTTGGTTCAAGGCAATAGGAAATTTTTGTCCTTAACTATTTATGGAATTGGCAAGTGATTTTATTTAGCTAGCAGCAGTATTACTGTTAATCTAATAAAAATCTAACCTGAGAAAAGCTGTTTCTGAAAGCAACCCAAatctatatataaataatttatatcataTCAAACATTCTGTATTAAGGTAAAGCGAAAACATGCCACTCACGCCTCCTTTCTTGCCTTTCTTAAGCCCTATCGTTTGAGTCACCATAATTTGCTTTGTTCATATATGCATCTTTCCTATGTTAAAGAGACATTCTTTATTTTTTCTTAGCATTAATTAAAATTGATGGTTGCTTGGTatgatttttcttcttcttcttcttcttcttcttcttcttttttaatcCCTTGTCATTAAGACTAATGAAAGCTTAATCGCAACTGTAAACCTATGTAAGAAAGATATAATATAATCAGAAAATTTGATCATCAGGATAGTACCATAACCATAATCATAGCACCATCACAGCCTTGAATATGTGTCCCAAATAAACCTGTCCCTTTCATAAGACTTCGatcgtcttcctttctttttATAAAATCATAAGGTTGATAGAaataattttccttctttctcccAGAGTTGCCAAAGAATGGCAAGCCGCTTGATCTCTGATCACTAACTTATATATATGAGAGTGATTAAAATATGAGGTTCAAGTTAAAATCACTAAAATATAACAAAGAATTAGCTTCTAGTCAGtatcataaaaattatatatatatatatatatatatatatatatatatatatatatatatatatatatatatatgcagtaCAGTCATTTAAAAAAATCGAAAAGTCTGCTATTTAAAAGTATATACATtcttttttatttgtattttGTAGGCAAAGGACATTTCTTTCATGGCAAATCCTAATCCTTATTGTAGAAAAATGAAACATTTCATCTActttcatttacttccatcatctTAGATACCAAATAGGGAAAACTTGAAAAGCTTGAAACCCTAATATATCTAGATAACTAGTTTGACATTTGAACCAATACTTTACACATGTATATGCACCTATATAGACTTGTTTACTTTATTTTCCCTCTTTGAAAAGATGGATATTTCATGTTCATAGACTtccaaattttttatattttagggACTGGGGTATCAATGTCAATAAATTATTACATTGCAAATATTACCTGTTGAGAAAAGAAACAAAACTAGCATAGTTTTTCAAGATTCAGAAAATTAATTACACTATCAATAttgttttaatatttataatgttTACTTATTTGTTATCAATCTGagactttataaaaaaaaaaaaaagtcaactaTATACCTCTAAACTTGGATTCATGTCAATTCCCTCAGGTGGTCAATTGCTACGtaccaattcttttttttttaccgACCATTGCTACATAGTTATGTGGCTtggacaaattttttttttaacctcttaaataataataataataataataataataataataataataataataataataataataataataataataataataatgagaaAAAAATTTCAGGCAAATTTTAATAGaagatgtgtgtgtatatatatttttatataccactttttaatttaacttaaattatttaagtaattgagtttaaatttaaaatttattaaaaatttatgtgCAGCctaacccataattcaaatctgcGACTCATTCATGATTCATATGTCCAAAGACCAAGATTCATAACCTAAAAATAGGAGTAACagtcaaataaaatatgcaaacaTATTGAGTTAAGGAATATATTTTAGATAAATCAAGGGCAGTAAGTGGCCTGAATATGAAGAGCAATTATTAACGTGATAGGTCTCTAGAAGCAATTAAGGTAACAATAATAAACGTGATCATCAATCAAGAAGCAACTATTTAAGGAGCAACATGCACTAAAAGCCCTCTCTCTAACGCTATCCAATCAAATCAATAACAACGAACATATTTATTTTTGCAATATCAATCCCTTAGTTCTATTAAGAAAGCTTTCATTGGATTagtatcaaattttaatttatttttctgtcaattgcactttattttttttcaagcagtgcatattttttcattttaattaaaatttcatttatttttaatttattacacATATTTACTTTTCTAAAGCAATGGCTTTATATAATTGCATGCTTAATCATTTACTTTTTCGAGCATACAAATTTATTGTTCATACAATTAAATGATCGATTTACATTTCAAAGCAATGAtttctatttcttatacaacTCTCAATTTACTTTTCAATATACACTGATTTACTTTTAACGCACATCCATTTTACATTTCTAGTAAGCAATTAATTTACATTTCCCTGCAATGATAAgaatgtagataattttgatgaaaTGCTTTCTAATGAAGcaaagaaaaattgagaaaacggCGATGTAGTTTTTTTACACACTTAATCATGagttaaaaatcataaaaatcaTTTAGGCATATATACACACTATGGAAACGTGTAGGAATCATATGGCGGCTTTATTAGGCCTCAAGAACAACGTGCAGTGAAAGAGCTGCAAGGAGCTCTCATAAATAAGTCTTGGCATTACTGCCATCACCGAACACTAACATAGTAATTGTCTTTCCATTCTGTGCCCCATTGATGCTTATATAGTTTGTCATCCCTGTCACTCTTTACCTGGCATTTGTGCACATATGACAGCCAATTACTTTGGAATTTTATTTGGATGTTGAATGGGAATCATAAATCCCAACTAATTAATAATAGAAAAATTGATCACctcattattaatttatattgggCAGTGCTTAAACTATTAATAatcgaatttttttttaaaatcttaataaCAAATtttcctaattaattaattaattatgagcaaattaatacaaattaatatatttaatgtcACATCAATAATATAGatttatatattaatgtaaaATGAGGATGGATTATCACTGTTAGAAGcactaaaaataattttctgTCAAACAAAATCTGGTGTTAAAAGTGACTGCAGATTCCTGAAgaaagaatattaatgttgaagaaCCCTATCCATGTTGTTGAATGTTAGCATCTTAAAAACGCAGCCCCTACTTAACGTTGGTTTGTGAGAAAATGATGTttatagaaaagaaaaatggtTTTTCGCACGTGGTTAAGAGCCCTAACATATGAGCTTTTAGTTGCAGAATTTGGTGCGGTGTACCCAACTGATGACGAGGTATAACAATGGCTGGTAACAAATTATAGAGGCCTGGATCACATGTTAAGTGGTCATGCAATCGTGACTTTTCACACACATATAATTATATCTGTTAAAAGCAGGAGCAAATTAGGCCTTTCTTAGGGCATAATCCTCGGGCTCTGTCTCTTAGACTTTTGTTTGGTGTCAGGAATTCCGATGGAAAAGGAAACCAGAAGAGTTATATTAATGGATTACCAAGAAAACATGTTGCCAAATTATTTGCGATCCAATTTTAGAAAGATAATACGTTCAAGTGCCTAAAGATTACTCATTTCTGAAGAAAAGGGTATCTGTTTTGCAAAGCAAGATTGATGATGTGAATAAGTCGTAATTGACCAATTCATCTCACCAGTCCCATCATTAATTTGGAAGTTGAAAGTCTTACATATTATCCCGTTTCGACTATTTTAATCCTAATAATCATCAAAATTTTTAAGTGATAATCAattaaatatatgttttttttaaCATAGTTCTCTTGgctatatataaagataaatctCGACAAAAATTTAGCAACATTAATTACCTCAATAATTTTTGTTGATATAAATTTAAACACCTGTAATCCTCCCCTCTCCCTAACACATTcagatattaaaataatttttattttaagtgAAAGAAAAAAGAGGATAAAGGAATAAGTTAGGTTCACCAAATACTAGAAATTGACGGATACCTTATATTCCTAAGTCATTGAATGTAATATTTAAGCAACTCACAATGGACAATAACAAAAATAACAAGCCATgttattatttttgtttttctttggttTTTCAAGTCTCGATTTGGAAATATGAAATGGGGTCACTAGTGATGCTGTGTTTTACTGTGATAAACATGCCCTAATTTGGAGGTACTTCAAAATGATTAGATCTCAAATCCATATGATAGGGATGAATTGGAGGTCATTTGATATTATGCATTCTAAAAAGTTATTATATAAGATACACCTTTTCATGTATTGTCTCAACCGTCATGATTTGCAGcctaattaatcaataaaataggTTTGAATTAAATTTGGTTTGACTTAAAATTCTGTTAAGTTCTcactttaaaaatatttattagtttattcaattattattatttttttttaatatgaaatcATCAAAATCAAATAGGATTCAATGggagttttaaatgtaaaatggttTGGCATTTTCAGTTGATATATATGGAGGAAGAGAAATAATCCAATCATGGGAATATCCATCGTTGAAGTTGAAGGCATAATAAAATGGTAGGGTAATTCGATTGGATTTTAGtaatgaaataattaattaatggagacaaGTTTCTAAGCTCTAAGCTTCACCGACATACCCTAATAAGGACAaggaaattaaactaaattaatatgCTATATGAATTGCCGATGATCCGCATACTCAAACACAAAGAAGATAAATTAATTGAGGGTGTTACTGTGCGTGTGTTCTCCcatttaccaaaaaaaaaattgagggtGCTACTGCTCTGCTTATTAGTAGACTTTCTCGTGAGTGAGCACTCGGTACGTAAACTCCATCATAAATTCTCTACCATTTGTAAGTTTCTCTGATACAGAAACGTGAGTTTTCCTCTTAAaactttttattaaaataaaagaaagaaaacatAATTTGTGCCTGAAAAGTTGAACTTTCCAAGTGGCCTTTACACGGGTGAAAAAAACTAAGTGATCCATTAAGGATGACCAATTTGGATGCTGAGAAGAAGTCATGGTCATAGGCCTATCTCTTTTACTAATAAGAAAGAGAACTTCGATATAAGCTGCTGATCCGACCTAACGCCGACAGTTAAAACAAGTAAATCCGTTACACGTCGACCATTAGTATAGAAGAATGTGAGAGGTTGAGGTGTAGGAGTTGAGATGTGAAATGAGGAGAGAAATTGATTAATGGGGTGCAAGAACTGACAGGCAAGGGGTCCATTTGGACGATGATGATACAAGCAGTGGAGCCCACTAAAAGCATATATATAATAATGTAGTTTCCAGTTCCCTTCCCACAATGAATCCATGTGCATATTCTTTGGGCACGCCCAGCCCAACCGTTTTTTTGAATTTGATGCTATGTGTTCGTGTGTTTGCCTTGATGATCAAAGCCACTACCTTAACATTTGGCCTTTCACCATTGTATCTACGACAgctctttcttcctctttcttctGTGGAATAATAATATTCTTCGCAACAAAAGAAAGTAGATAACTTATCAATCAGTTTAGATCAAGTGGGATTAGAGTCTCTCTAAAccctataaaattttaaatttaaatcttaattaaaattaattatatataaaaaaataacccACTTTTCATCGCTCTACTTTCTTTCGCATTTCtcatattttcatttattttacattGGTGATTTAAATTTCTCATCtggattataaaataaattgttagGATTTAAATGTACTCCTAAATAGATAACGACTAACAAAAGAAAAAATCTATTCGAAGAAAGAAATTTGACAAATATTTCAtttatgacaaaaaaaaaaaaaaaacacttctccaccaaaaaagtcaaaatcttataaaattaAGTTTGTTTCTAATTAGATGAAAgattctaatatatatatattcccacTTGATCAAGTGCATATGGACATAGAATCAGCTTCCATATTAATCTGCTACCTTAAGCTCTGTTTAGATGGGATGAGGGAAAGGTAATTAATGAAAGGGTAAGGAGGATTACAATAAAAAAACTTTCATATTTGGAAAGAGGTAAATTAATGGAAAGATATGAAAATGTAATGTATATTTTTTATGTTTAGAAATGAGTGAAAAAatagtaaataattattagaagTATAAAAATACCATTTTctatttgataaaaatttattctttagaatgaattatttaaaaaaaattaataattgaaacaTAATAATTGCAGTAAATTATTTaaagaataaataatttaataatgaaATTAAACAGAAAAATAAAACTAACCTTGTTTTTGCAAGAATTCAAAATCCACGAGAAAGAGTCGAGAGATCAGGTATACCCACTTGAGAGAGAAGATATTTATTTATATTGGTAAACTGAGTTTATTTTTAATGGGTATAATTAGattgttaattaaaaattaaggatataataggaaaataaaaaataaagtaatttttaGCTTTCACCTTCCTCTGATTTGGGAGTGTAAAAAAAATTGGGATTTGAGGAGTTAAGGAGAATAAGTCTTACCTTTACTTACTCTTACCTTTCACTAACTCAACTTTTCTCAAATAGAGATTTAGTAGTTACTTAATTCTCCTTACATTTCTCTCGCCCATCCAAACAGAGCATTAGAGAAGTAGAAGACTAGAAGTAGATAGATCAAAAGTCGGCAAGGCCCGCATGAAGTAGAGAGTTAGCTCTCAAGAGCACAACTGAAGTGATGACATGTAGTGTGGAGGTCTAGTGCCAAAAAATGGTGATGGTAGGCAAAGACACAGATAGAAAGTAAGGTGTGTAATTTATGGAGGGTCCCTTACATTGGTGGGATTTGCATAACAAAAGCATGACATCTGAAGCGTAAACCTTTTTAGATCCCACCCCACGCTTATCCccttccttttttatttttattttaatttttttttattttgttgccTTCTGTCTCCTTGTGGTCCCGTCTCACGTGTCCTATTCTCCCACTTTTTCGAATTTTACGTGTCACGTTATAAACGGTTCATTTCCCAGTTTGCGTCATTATCTCCTGCTCATCATCCCCATACATCTTATCTGATATCCTTCTCCATTTACTAACCATTGCATGTTCTATTCAACCCTTGCATGAATTTAGGCAAATACCATGGTTAATTAAGTAAAAACATAACCTTATCTTCATTACATGTCGGATTATGATTGGTGATTACTCTGTTTTATATGTTAATCTCTGTACATAGTCTTAGCCCATCTGCCAATTTAAGAGATAAATTGGTCACAGCCACTTCTATATAGCATTTGAACAAATTTTAACATGCTCTCTTCTCTCAAAACTCCTCCAAATCCCACTTCTCAATCTCTCCAATTCAACACTTCTAATTAAGGGCCGTCCCATACCTAATGGAGAGCACCGACTCGTCGTCCGCCTCTCAACAGCCCAACCTTCCACCGGGGTTCAGGTTCCATCCTACCGATGAAGAGCTAGTGGTTCATTACCTTAAGAAAAAGGCCGCCTCTGCTCCTCTTCCGGTAGCAATTATCGCTGAAGTTGATCTTTACAAATATGATCCCTGGGAATTACCGGGTGTgtgctagctagctagctaagtTGATGATTATGTTATTGTTTTTCTGCTTTAAACTGTGAATAATCCTAAGAGTTGTTGGCCTAATAAGTATTGGATTGTTGTGGGTTTTCAGCGAAGGCGACCTTTGGCGAGCAGGAATGGTATTTTTTTAGTCCTAGGGACCGTAAGTACCCCAACGGAGTAAGGCCAAACAGGGCAGCAACTTCAGGTTATTGGAAGGCCACCGGAACTGATAAGCCAGTATTAACCTCCGGTGGTACTCAAAAGGTCGGCGTCAAGAAAGCTCTTGTTTTCTATGGTGGGAAGCCCCCAAAAGGGATCAAAACCAATTGGATCATGCATGAGTACAGATTAGCAGATAACAAAGTCAGTAACAAGCCCCCAGGATGTGACTTGGGTAACAAGAAAAACTCCTTAAGGGTAAATAACTAATAACTTTTTTGCATATGTAGTTCTTGATGATTACGCGTTAATCCTTGGAAAaccaatggtttttttttttttttttcttgttttctttttcttcagcTTGATGATTGGGTTTTGTGTCGAATATACAAGAAAAATAACACACATCGGGCAATGGATCATGATAAAGATGATTCTGTGGAGGTTATGCTTCGATCAATACCACATTCGAGATCGATTAGTACACTCGTAAAAGGTACAAACTATGGAGCATTGGTTGAAAAAGACCAGAATTTGTTCGACGGAATGTTAAGCAACGATGCTTTTAATAACACTAACTCTCAGTTCGCCTCTTCAACCTCAAGACCTGCAGAGCTATCTATGCTTCCTCTCAAAAGAACACTCCCATCTGTGTATTGGAACGACGACGACACAGCTGGACCTTCATCAAGCAAGAGATATCAGGGGGATAATGGAGATGGAAGTGTTGTGAGGACTGATGGGAATAGTTCCATAGCCTCTCTGCTTAGCCAGCTCCCACAAACACCTCCATTGCACCAACAGACAATGTTGGGGTCTATGGGAGATGAGATTTTTAGGCCACCATACCAGCTTTCAGGCCTGAATTGGTATTCTTGAGTCTTGATTCATTTCAAGGTGGAGGGGGCAAAGATGATATATAAAAATAGTGTCTTGATTAGGCTTATCCAGGGTAGAATGGACTCATAATCATCAAAAGACATGTTTTATACTTGTACATACGTACAGTTGCAACTAGTTTTATATTGTTCtgattgggattgttgagattttggttgTTAGGAATGAGACTAGAGAGTAATTCAAATGGCCTCCAGTATCTTCCAGGGTGTGTAGCTGCCAATTTCAGGTGAGGCCATCGCTATCTCATATATATAGGTTCATACTTGTTTGTTATAATTAGGCACTCTAAAGGAAAAATTGAGATCGTCGTGTtcatgtggaaaaataaaattgataaatgaaatattttGCTTTTGGGTACATTCTTGTAGAAATCTTATTATTTGTTActcattttaagaaattattattattatttggttGTTATTCATGTTTGTTCATATTGATGGTTAACCCAGATTGTGCAACGAGTTGCTTTTGATCACTCAATTATACTTGCATTTAAAGAAATTATGTTTTGCTTTCGTTGGATTATTTGGcagccttttttttttcatttttcttggttGATCTAGTTATTGCACATACCTTAGAAGGGTAAAAGATATATTGATAAAAATAGTGTCTTGATTAGGCTTATCCAGGGTAGAATGGACTCATAATCATCAAAAGACATGTTTTATACTTGTACATACGTACAGTTGCAACTAGTTTTATATTGTTCtgattgggattgttgagattttggttgTTAGGAATGAGACTAGAGAGTAATTCAAATGGCCTCCAGTATCTTCCAGGGTGTGTAGCTGCCAATTTCAGGTGAGGCCATCGCTATCTCATATATATAGGTTCATACTTGTTTGTTATAATTAGGCACTCTAAAGGAAAAATTGAGATCGTCGTGTTCATgtagaaaaataaaattgataaatgaAATCTTTTGCTTTTGGGTACATTCTTGTAGAACTCTTATTATTTGTTActcattttaagaaattattatcattatttggttgtTATTCATGTTTGTTCATATTGATGGTTAACCCAGATTGTGCAACGAGTTGCTTTTGATCACTCAATTATACTTGCATTTAAAGAAATTATGTTTTGCTTTCGTTGGATTATTTGGcagccttttttttttcatttttcttggttGATCTAGTTATTGCACAAACCTTAGAAGGGTAAAAGATATATTGATCATATTTCCCTGAGGTTGCCATGCCATGCAATGTGATTACCAGTATTAATTTGATTTAGTGATTATATTTGCTGGATTAATTGGTATTGAATTTCAATGTGAGTACGTAGGACTagattttcttgaaaattttctttcgaGTATGAAAAATTGGAAAATAGTGGATGGAATCTTTGTGCAAGTTGTCTTCCATATTGGAGTACATCCTGATTATTATCAACTTGAATCGCATTTTCAAAGTGATATTAATCAGTATACAATTATTGGAGCCAATAATATTATAAGAACAAGTTGCACTAGCATTAATTTAAGAAACCTGTTCATAAATGGATAACAAGGAACCAAAACAAATTCATCAATATGATTGAAATGGGGCCATATTGCTACTTCTTTGTCACATATACCTGTTGTTGTcattcttttaatttattaatcaaaGAATTTATGGGTGCACATGCACATATAGTGCTATGTGCTTGTACTGCATGCACTTGATGACATGCTAATAGGAGTTGAATAGTTAGTTCTTTGCTTCTTAATTAAGACCTTTAATTAATTACATGTTTATTATCTTCTATTCTCTCATGTCTTAAATCAAAGACTATACATCTAATCTAAGATCCCTATAGCAACATAGATATATATGGATTCTAGAACCAAAAATAAAAAGATATAATACAAGTGAGTACATGTTGACATGCATCAGCTGAAGATGTTCTACAACCACAAGAGCTTGCAATGCGACAGAAAATGACACATGTTTTGAGGCACGAGAGAGATGGATGATCTCATGAACAATGATAGCGAGAAGAAATTAAAGTTTGGATAGAAAATGAAGTTTACTGACCTcttttttctgtttttttttCCACTAGTATTAATTAATTCTTTGTAAAAAATATCAAACAAGTATGACTTAGGCATTAAGAGAtgcagaaattaaaatttttcaaactATAACCAATTGGTTGAGACCTTGTTTTAATTGGATAAAAACATGTATTGTTTTCTTGAAAGATACACATGAATGGTGTACTATATGGTGATTTCGCCAGCTTTTAGTGTATGCAAAGTTGAAGAAGTGCACACTGCACATGATCATGAGTGTACTTCTAGAGAAAGAGCTATCACATACCCATATAGCTAGGGATCCAACATAAAGTTTATTCAATTATCCTACTTAGTATTTTTCTTCtcgaaaatgaaaaaagaaataaagtagtactaaaatttaaaattttaatcttgTACATTTATCACTGATTTATTAATTGAAAGACGTTATATCATAAACACACAAAAATCTTGATTTAATCCACAAATTATAAATCTTTGATATTAGCACCAAAAGAATAATAAGATATTTGAGGGAGAGGGTGGGTGTTTTTCCTTTTAGATTGATGATTGATAGGACATAGCTAAGCATATTCCAAGATGAGGATGACCCAGCAAGGGTTTCACACACAAATTGACAACAAGATGCTACCTCACTAATGGCTTTTCTCTCTTTGCTGACTATGGGACCATCTTCCCCTATTATCAAAAGGGAATCATTATCTTAAAACCACACAAATTAAAACCCCTTTTAATTTCATTCCTTTCTAGGGAAAGCGTGCAATtctaccttgccaaatttttatatcATTAATGCTTAATTTTGGAACACAAAACGGAAATATCATAAAATTTGATATTTAACCCATCCCCTATCCCTTTTGTGGAGGATGCTTTCACTGTGGctataaattttttcaaaaatcctCTCctataattattcttttatatatTAATCCATGACCTTAATTATCaattgaatttgattcaaattgaTATGTAGATATTGAAGATAATTGCAGCTGACGGGATTATGAATTCAATGTCTGGCTTGCCTAGAGAACCAACCAAAATTAATTGCTGGCCTTGCTTTCATGCCTTAAAATATTGTGTACATGATGTTGAGTGTTAATTAGAGGTGGGGCTCCTATTGAATGGGCATACATTGTCAAAAGTCTCTATCTTCTAAAAGATGAGGCTTGTCAATGGTAGATGAGCAAGAACGGGGACGGATAGGAGGGGCTTCATTATCATGAATGAAGCTACCAAAAAGAAGAGGGTTTTCATTGATGAACACATGCCTAGCCAACTAATATTCCATGTAATCTTCAGACCAATAATTGAACTTAGGGAGAGCAGTTAAAGGAGGATTCTCAGCATTTACATTTTGGCTTATGCCCACGAATTGACAGATGGTGCTAGATGTTTTCCAGTTATAAAAGCACCATTGAACCATTTTGACTAGTGACAATTCAGAACTAGATTGAACCATAACCCCTAGTTATGGGCATTTGTTATGCACAAGTAAGCTCATAATTGAAGATTTAGCCATTCCATGAACCACTATTAAAGGATAATCATGGTTAACAAAATAAATGGACTTGGACATTTGAGTTAAAGATTGAAGCTGCTAGGTTGGCAATGAGTTGGGCTTCAGCATATGTGGGCCTCTCGAGCTAAGATCTTTTTGATTCATCAGAATTCCTTTCAAAGCTTTGAACTATATACGTATATATATATGGACGTGCTCCACCTTTGATTCCTGATTTATTGGATTCTA
The Hevea brasiliensis isolate MT/VB/25A 57/8 chromosome 15, ASM3005281v1, whole genome shotgun sequence genome window above contains:
- the LOC110643741 gene encoding NAC transcription factor 56, translated to MESTDSSSASQQPNLPPGFRFHPTDEELVVHYLKKKAASAPLPVAIIAEVDLYKYDPWELPAKATFGEQEWYFFSPRDRKYPNGVRPNRAATSGYWKATGTDKPVLTSGGTQKVGVKKALVFYGGKPPKGIKTNWIMHEYRLADNKVSNKPPGCDLGNKKNSLRLDDWVLCRIYKKNNTHRAMDHDKDDSVEVMLRSIPHSRSISTLVKGTNYGALVEKDQNLFDGMLSNDAFNNTNSQFASSTSRPAELSMLPLKRTLPSVYWNDDDTAGPSSSKRYQGDNGDGSVVRTDGNSSIASLLSQLPQTPPLHQQTMLGSMGDEIFRPPYQLSGLNWYS